atatgtgtacttgtattttttattattgtctACTAAtctgtattatattttattttttcatatacagTACTTAAATATTTTGCTTTTACAAAGTATATTATGTATGCAcatataattctttaaaaaaaaaaaaaaaggaaattataTTGTGGCATTTTTGTTTAATtaagtatattataataaaattatatttatataataatcatattatatttatacaataattacaatatttttgtattataattatattatatatatatatatatatatatatactacatttatattatatatatttatatttatattataattatattattaggtgatataaaaatgaaaaaaaaaaaaaaaatttataaataataaaggatTTTGTTTTATGGTTTCCTTTTTGGTTAGTTTTATTCCACATTTGAATAATGAGCCAAGTAATTAATGAAGTCacaacaaaacaaaaaatataaaacaaaaatgaaaaattaaataaataaaaaaaatatatatatatatatatatatatatatatatatatatatatatatatatttatatgtgaatGTTATTTATGTACGTTTTTGCATTAAATATGTAAGAACAAGGTTAtcataattaaattaaaaaaaaaaaaaaaaaaaatatatatatatatatatatatatgtatatatatatatatatatatatatatgtatatatatatatatgtacatatttagAGTACTGTTCAAGATATTAACGTGTAAATAGGATAAagtcaaaatatatatatatttatttatttatttatatatgtgtattcatttttatattatcctttttcttttgtgtACTCGAATGAATGgggataaaaattataatttatatattttttctatcgTGGGCGAAATGGGTGTGTGGGTCTGTTAATTTTACCGGGTttgataacaaaaatatgataGGTAAGCACGTGGAACTAGAAGGGAGgtataaaaaggaatatatagaTAGGTTTTTTTTAGAAGAATTAAGAAAACacaattatatgaataacaatgttatattattaagtaCATCAAgacattattttaattatagaCATACCACTAATTTATTGATTGCATATAAATATCTTAAATATTTCGGTGATACTATGGataagaatattttattaatgatTCCATTTGATCAAGCTTGTGATTGTAGGAATATAAGAGAAGGTCAAATATTTCGAGAATATGAATTATTTCCTAGTAGTCATaataaagaaacaaaaatagaaaatataaatttatatgagaatttaaatattgattataaaaataataatgtacgTGATGAACAAATTAGAAGAGTACTTAGACATAGATATGATGCTTTTACacctaaaaaaaatagattatataataatggaaataatgagaaaaatttatttctttatatgaCCGGACATGGTGGTgtgaattttttaaaaattcaagaatttaatattattagttCTTctgaatttaatatatatatacaagaaTTACTTatcaaaaatttttataaatatatattcgtAATTATTGATACGTGTCAAGGATATAGTTTTTATGATGATATTCtaaattttgtatataaaaaaaaaattaataatatcttctttttatcatcttctaaaagaaatgaaaatagTTATAGTTTATTTTCCAGTAGTTATTTAAGCGTTTCAACGGTCGACAGATTTACAtaccatttttttaattatcttcaacaaatacataaaatatatgaaaaagaaccatctaaaaatataaaagccttttcattatataacattttaaattatttaaaaacacAACATATTATGTCAGAACCTACTACAAATAATTCTAAATTTAATTCGTCCATTTTTTtacatgataaaaatattcttttcttcAATTCTAATTTGttaattatacataaagATGATGtttctataatatatcaagATAAACAAACACACaatcacaaatatatatgtttggaTAATCTATCTAAATGTggtcatataaaaaataatgtacataaaaaaatgcAAACTCTATATGAACAAacgttatattataataataatcaacaGAATTTCTTTTCTAATCATATGTCTAATTTTAcagattatttttttacacatgatatatataatatatataatatatataatgtatataatatatataatgtatataatatatataatgtatatgatatatataatgtatattcttttcttatattattgctctctttattttttattatgtgttCTCTtcttacatattatattgttttttttacaGAAAAGGCTAAAATGACATAAAACCCTATTCAAtgcaataattttataattttttttgttgtatatcattttattatatttttttcaaacatatatatatatatatatatatcaaactTTTTAgcaatttaaaattttttttttgtttttttaaaaatgtaaaatgtaAGGACGAGGGTGTTGTCCCTCATATTAAGATATAACATTTGTAaagatcaaaataaaaaaataaatatacatgtttatgtattaatattttaaatatacatgtttatataaagaaaaggataaaataaaacattttcaaaataattatttatacacaATTTACACAGTTGTAAATTttgatatttaaaaaataaaagaagaaaaaaaaaaaaaaaattaacttaatttttaaaaagaaattatttatgataaaaaaatgcttctttttttttttttttttttttttctttctttctttctttctttctctctatatatatataatatattattatgttgtctttttataatattaagatAATGATAGATATTTTAAGATGTCTTCCTTTTTAGGTAATTTCAGATCATTTAGAAATGAAAAAGCATCCTGCAATAACTCGTGTTGTGAGttattttgaatattattattctgtTTCCTTTTGTCGATCTGTAGATTATAAAGTTGATATGTAGCAAAGATTATAGCTGTGATcgtgtatataaaataaaacattttaattctttgcatatgtttatcttttatttttttatacagaTTTATTAAACACATTGtgatataaaagataaaataataataataaatgcaAAAAGAAATAGAAAGAAAAGAAGGATTTTATTAGGAGCtatgcatatattaaaagttatatatataatgtataattatatgcttttaaattttatgaaaagaCTAAATTATTAATGTGTTTAGTATAATGAAaattgcttttttttttttttttttttttttttttctttaattagTTTTTATTAATGAATTGTGAtaacatatatgttatatattttataaggtaaataaaataaataaataaataaatatatatatatatatatatatatatatatatatattatatataatgtatttattattcctggacttttttattttatcattattttttagttgtgtgtgtgtgtgtgtgtgcataattatcttttttttttttctctctcTTTTTTTCCTGATATGTttaggaagaaaaaaaaaaaaaaaaaaatacaatacaatataatgtaatataatacataaatattttattatttttgttgtaCAGTATACTGTATGATTaacatataatgatataagatggttatatatatatataatagtaatagtggggaataaggaaaatatacatatatatatatatatatatatatatatatatatatatatattttttttttttttttttttttttttttttttgttaaatacatatatttgttataactTATTATTCCGTatgattattaataaaaaaatacacgaTATAAATACGCATATACATTTGTATAAAATGGTATTACTAAATTAAGTTGAGCATTTctattaacattattattacatattaatTTACACggtcaaaaaaataaataaataaatataaatataaatatacatatacatatacatatacatatatatatatatattcatacatataatacatttatatgtataatatttttatgtacgTGTGTTGAAAAGACCATTTGGTTATTCTTCAAATTTATAATAGGTGTATTATTCGTGCACCATATGCAactgtatatataaaacatataactttttatatttttttttatataatctcAAAAATGTTGCGAATACAacaattttttattcatatttaataaataatatatatatatatatatatatataataaagaatatttaaTTGTATTGAATTAAAATGAGTtcaaattttcttttctgttatcattttattttttattttttattattatttttttttttttgttttgtttgtTTCTAAAAACAAAGCaacaatatgaaaaatatataaataatttaattttgtaGTATATTGATTTGATAGGCATGTTTACATAGCGCACAAGCAATGcaacttttattttataaatataaatataaatataaatacacatataaatacacataaaatatataattatgttgtATGTATTCTTCCATATTtcaaaataagaaaaacaaaaaaaaaaaagacagcCACtgtttgtaatatattactatGGGTGTTTATACTTGAGATATAaagatttaatatattaggaTAATGAAAgtaaagtaatatatataatatatatatatatatatatatataaagaggaAAGCattttctttcatatatatatatttatatatatatgtatgtatatattttttttttatatttttttcataaaaattttttaaatttttcttaacatttgtaatgataatataaatataaatataaatataaatatatgtatatatatatatatatatatatatatatgtatgtttggTTCTATTAATTGTTTATTGTTGATTGTTgattgtgttttttttttttttttttcgtatacggtattataattttttaattaatatattaatttttgtaaaagTTGATATTGAgcttatacaaataaaagaaaaaaaaaaaaaaaataataataataataaataaataaataattaaggggtaatgtaaaaattttgaaggttttattaaaaatataaataataagtttgttaaatattataaaatgaatattagACATGTAGATGGGTGTTCATATTTTGAGAGGAAGCAAGATGAAACATGTAAGGATGAGATAAAAAAGGTAAtggataatttaatatatgaaagaaaaaggaaTTTTAAGGAGAATGATAATTATTGCTATAATTCTGGTATGAGTATATgtccaaatatatattgtaatatatatacggATTTATATAATTGGTTTGGATTTAAGAATTGTCGAAACATAGATACGGAATCATTAAATTGTTGTTTTACTGATGTAACAAATGGTGGAATTGGGTATTACGAAAAATTGATAGTTTTAGGAGGTCGTATTTTAGAATTATATAGTgaattacatttttataataaatataattatgagaagaatgaagaaatagtagaagatttaaaaaatatgaaatgtaTTAAAGAAGTggtttatcattatttatatgttcaaaaaagaaaaaatcgtgttatatataaaaatagtttatatttatttggaTATTCCTATTTATATactcctttattttttaataataaaaattcaattataaaatatgtaaaagcTTGTATAGCATACGCAGTCAAATTTAATGaatcaaatattttttcttggATGCCTTCATTAAtcgaacatatatattattcacaaaaattaaaagtatCCCAAATAGAAGAAGAAAACGAATTAATACAAGATTTACAAGAATATATGGGATACCaatttgattatatattacCTAGAATAGCTGAATGTTTTagttatcataatatttatataagtaATTCTCACTTAACCGGTTTGCAGATCATTCAGCTCTTTTCAAACGAGTACTTTTCTCTCTTAGCAGACGTAAGTTTAAAGAAAACGtatatatggaaaaatatGGGAAATGATAtgtcaacatatatataggaaCATTTACATGTAtacatttatgtatatacatttatgtatatacatttacatgtatatatttacatgtatatatttacttgtatatatttacttgTATACATTTACATGTAtacatttacatata
This Plasmodium falciparum 3D7 genome assembly, chromosome: 11 DNA region includes the following protein-coding sequences:
- a CDS encoding GPI-anchor transamidase, putative translates to MGIKIIIYIFFLSWAKWVCGSVNFTGFDNKNMIGKHVELEGRYKKEYIDRFFLEELRKHNYMNNNVILLSTSRHYFNYRHTTNLLIAYKYLKYFGDTMDKNILLMIPFDQACDCRNIREGQIFREYELFPSSHNKETKIENINLYENLNIDYKNNNVRDEQIRRVLRHRYDAFTPKKNRLYNNGNNEKNLFLYMTGHGGVNFLKIQEFNIISSSEFNIYIQELLIKNFYKYIFVIIDTCQGYSFYDDILNFVYKKKINNIFFLSSSKRNENSYSLFSSSYLSVSTVDRFTYHFFNYLQQIHKIYEKEPSKNIKAFSLYNILNYLKTQHIMSEPTTNNSKFNSSIFLHDKNILFFNSNLLIIHKDDVSIIYQDKQTHNHKYICLDNLSKCGHIKNNVHKKMQTLYEQTLYYNNNQQNFFSNHMSNFTDYFFTHDIYNIYNIYNVYNIYNVYNIYNVYDIYNVYSFLILLLSLFFIMCSLLTYYIVFFTEKAKMT